Part of the Salinigranum rubrum genome is shown below.
GGGGATATTCGTTGGCCGAACTCACCTCACACTCTCTTCCAAATCGGTACCAACTTCGGGGGACGCGAGCGGCGGAGAGGGGAAAGCGTCTTGGGCGGTGGGGTCGCCTCTTCGCGTATGGACGCACCGATCAGAGGCCGCCCCTGTCCGCTCTGCGGTGCCTCGATGGACCACCGCCACTGCAAGTACGTCTGTCCCGAACACGGAGTCGTCTACGACTGCAGCGACACTTTCTGGTGAGGCTCGGAACCTCCCGAACGGCGCCGAAATCGCGTGACACTCCCGAGAGCGAACGGCCTCAAGCGTTATATTAGGAGAGTCCCTAGGCGGGATGTATTACGATGCCCTGCCGCCCGCGGAGTCACCGACTAACTACCCCGTCTGCTCGCACACCATGGTAAACACACGACAGGTCGAACAGAGCAAACGAATCCAACAGCGGACAGGGAAGACGTTTCACCTCGCGACGCGACTGCTCCCCGAACGGGTCAGACACCCCACCTACGTGCTGTACGCGTTCTTCCGCGTCGCGGACGAAGTCGTCGACACGGCCGACCCCGCACCACCCGACCAACAACGAGCGGAACTCGAACGACTCCGAGCGGAGGCGCTCGGGGAACGGGAGCCGACCGACCCAGTGCTCGCCGCGTTCTGTGAGGTTCGAGAGCGAAACGGCATCGCCGACGAGGACGTCGAGGTGTTCGTCGACGCGATGCTCGCGGACATCGACAAGAGCCGGTACGAGACGTACGAGGAACTCGAAGCGTACATGAACGGCTCCGCCGCCGCCGTCGGGCGGATGATGACCGCCGTCATGGACGCGCCCGAAGGTGACCGCGCGCTCCCGCACGCGACGGCGCTCGGCGAGGCGTTCCAGATGTCGAACTTCCTCCGCGACGTCCGCGAGGACGTCGTCGAGCGCGACCGGGTCTACCTCCCGCAGGAGACGCTCCGTCGTCGCGGCGTCTCGGAAGAAGAGGTGAAGAACTTCGAGTTCTCCGAACGGTTCCGCGCCGTCATGGAGGACGAACTCGCCCGGACCGAGGAACTCTACCGGGAGGGCGTCACCGGCATCAAGTACCTCCCCGAGGACTGCCAGTTCGCCGTGCTGCTGGCGGCGGTGCTGTACGCGGACCACCACCGCGCCATCCGTCGGGTGGACTACGACGTGCTCTCGGCGACTCCCTCGCTGTCGACGCCGCGCAAGCTCTGGCTCCTCGCGCGGACGCGCCTCGCGTGGGCTCGGAGCCGCGACCCCGAGACGGTGTTCCGTCGGGTCAGCGTC
Proteins encoded:
- a CDS encoding HVO_2523 family zinc finger protein; protein product: MDAPIRGRPCPLCGASMDHRHCKYVCPEHGVVYDCSDTFW
- a CDS encoding phytoene/squalene synthase family protein, with amino-acid sequence MVNTRQVEQSKRIQQRTGKTFHLATRLLPERVRHPTYVLYAFFRVADEVVDTADPAPPDQQRAELERLRAEALGEREPTDPVLAAFCEVRERNGIADEDVEVFVDAMLADIDKSRYETYEELEAYMNGSAAAVGRMMTAVMDAPEGDRALPHATALGEAFQMSNFLRDVREDVVERDRVYLPQETLRRRGVSEEEVKNFEFSERFRAVMEDELARTEELYREGVTGIKYLPEDCQFAVLLAAVLYADHHRAIRRVDYDVLSATPSLSTPRKLWLLARTRLAWARSRDPETVFRRVSVVPYPGAHATHDPDRRPGSGRGHRFAAWVRNLI